Part of the Desmodus rotundus isolate HL8 chromosome Y, HLdesRot8A.1, whole genome shotgun sequence genome, GAGCGGGCCACGTCCTCCAGGGTGGCGGAGAAGGACTCGATGAGGCCGTGCGGCAGCTGCGACAGGAAGCCGATGGTGTCCATGTAGAGCACGGCCATGCGGCAGGGCAGCCACCCCGCGTGCGCCGTGATGTCCAGCGTCGCGAACAGCTGGTCCCGGGGCTGCGCGGCGTCATCTCCGGTCAGAGCCTTGATCAGCGTGGTCTTCCCTGCACGTCGGGCACGGGGACACCGCTGCGTCACGAGCCCTCCCCGGTACCCCGCACCCCCCGGGTCCCCGGGGACTGTCCCACATGGCGACAAACTGTGTTTGCACTCCCTGGGAGCCCGGGGTTCACACGCGTACACTTGCGGTTTTGTCGCCTGGACGTACCCAGCCGTGCTGCAGGATCTGAGGGAACTACCCTTGTCTGCAGGCAGACACCAAGGCCCGACCCAGGACAGGGAGCTGCCACGGCACCCAGAGAGGGCCGGGCCTCAGCGGACTCTGCACGTGCTTGGCggtggggggatggtggagggagCCGTGAACACGCTGCCTCTCGCGGGGCCTGGCCAGGAGCCCAGCTGGTCCAAGCAGAGACGTGGGGTCTCCGCACAGGGAAGGCCCCCCCTCACCCGCCGCCTGCTCACCACTGTTGGTGTATCCCACCACGGAGACCACCGGGAACTcccgccgctgccgctgccgccccAGGAGCTGCCTCTTCCTGCGCAGCCTCTCCAGGGCCTGACGGATCTTCATCTCCTTCTCCTTCAGGAGGCGCTGTCGCACCTGCATGAAGGATTCTCCTGCAACCCCAGGACACTGAGTCAGTGCGCAGGCAACGCAGGACAACGCACGAGGCGGCCGTGTGGACAGAGGCCCCGCGGGTGCAGGGCAGGTGAGCTCCACCACGCCGGGCAGCTGCACCCAGCACCTCACGTCTGACCCACAGCGCTTCCCGGGGCCAGGCGTGTCCCTCCAACGTCTGAGGTCGCCTTCACTTGGCAGGAAGTGAGAGCCTTGGGAGAACAGCCCCCGATACCGCCAGTGGGCTGCGTGGTAGCCCCAGAATGTACCACCTCCTGACCCTCAGAACCTGGGTGGGGGACCttgtttggaaacagggtctttgcaagTGGGATTAGTGAGGGATCTGGGAGGAGGTCGTCCTGCGTCAGGGTGGCCCCACATCCAGGGACAGTGTCCTGagaagggacagaagaggagatgcagacccagaggagaagccacgtggagacggAGGCAGACGGGAGGGACACGGTCACCAGCCCAGGGACGCCTGGAGTCCCCAGAGATGGAAGAGGTGGGAAggaccctccctggagcctgtggagggagcacagccctgggaCACCTGGGCCTCAGACACTGGTCTCCAGGTCAGGGGCCGAGGGGGATGTAaatttggttgggtttttttttgtttgttttattttgtagcaCGATTATTGTTTcttaaatgacttttttaaagttatgttttagagagaaaagagcgaagggaaaaagacagggagagaaacattgactggctgccccTTCCACACCCTTGACCGAGAGTAGCAGCcgcgacctttcggttcgcaggctggctctcagccacggtgccacaccagccagggcagctgctgTGGTTTTCAGCAGGGCTGTGTGGTCCTGTGTCACAACGGCCACCCGGACCCCCAGCTCGTTGGATGGGACCGCAGACGAGGCCCATGCACAGCCCCTGCCGCATTGGGATCGTGCAGGGATGTTGTCCCCTTCCCAGTGGAGGCTGCCGGCACCTCCCCCTTCCCGGCAGCTGGTGAGCAGACTGCAGACACGTTACCTGACCCCATGATGTAGCGAGAGCTCCCTACACGTCCGTCTGGGTGGGCTACCATGTTCTTCAGGTTCGACCTGTCGTGGGAACAGGGTAACTCTGTGGATGGAAGAAGATGCAGAGGCCCGTCCGGGGAGAAGGGCATGGACGCCTCACAGCACGGGTGCGGGTGAGGGTGGCACGCTGGGTGTGGCCTGAGCGGAGATGGCTGGTGGGCTGGGGGCCTCCCTTCACTGTCCGTGACACAGGGTCCCACACTGGGTGATGTTCCCATGCAGGGACGAGCCCCATCGGGTGTCCAACTAGCTCTGCTGTCCAGGGGGTGGGGCCAGCCACACCCTGTGGATCCCACGCCCCAGCGACAGTCGGACCCAGGAAAACAGGGAGGAGGCCCAGCTGCCTGTGGAGACACCCGACACTATGCCAGCACCTGAGCAGGGGGAGCTCGGCCAGGGCCACCTGCAGTCGCGCCTCCTTGGTCCGGGCGTTGCAGCGAAAAATGTGCAGAACCACAGTGAAGCGGTCGAACACCTGCACACCCCAGGCGGCCTCCAGTTCTTTCTGGAAAGGGACAGCGTGTGAAGCACTGCAGGGGAAGCCCCGCCCCATCACTGGACCTCAGGTGAGGGGACCTGGCGCTGTCCCGAACCCTGTGTCCTGTGCCCCCACCGCGCAGGGGTGGACGGCACACAGCAGGTCCCGAGTACCTTGGTGGATGCAGACACCCTCTCCACGTTCAGGAAGACAGCTGTGACTTCCGGCAACCCTCTGATCTTCTCTGAGGAGAGAAGGTCACGTCAGGGGTCCCGCTGCACAACTTCTGTCCCAGGTACAGCCCGCACCTCTGCTGGCCGTGCCACCAGGCCCTCTCAGCAAGGGGTTCGGGACAGCTGAGGTGTGGTCTGGGGTCCAGGGAAAGCCTGGGGCCCAGGTCCCCACCGGCAGTGAATGCACCCAAGGCTcagggagacagacaggcagggagCACCCCCTTCCAACTACCTGCTCTGAACCGTGAGCCCACGATGGCCTGACGTGGGGACTGTCAGGGTCCCAGGAGAGCGGGCTTcacaggcaggacccacatcaGACATTGAGAATGGGCAGCTGaaagggagggcagggctggggcagccctCTCCGAACCAACCGCCCCAGCGGATCCATCGAGTTCTGATGTGGCTAGAGGCTCTTCAACGTCAGATCCAAGTCCCAGCAACAGCCTGCGGTTGCTATTCCTCTGGGGAAAGGCAGGGGCGCACGCACCACACCCACCTGTCAGGTCCTCCAAGGTCCCTTTGCCGAAGATGAGCTTCCTCTCAGGCGTTTTGGTCGGCACCACCATTGTCTCCACCACCGACCAGTGGTCCAGCGTGTGGACCAGAGCTCTCGCCTCCGCCACCTGCCACTCGGCTTCCGGGAGAGAAGCATCCTTGACAACGGCCGCTTCCAGCCAGCTCAGGGCAGCTTGGGAGGGGGTTCACTGAagcccctcagcccctgccccgccACAGGTAGCCAGCCCCCTTCTCAGGAACACCAGCCTCTGAGTTCCTGCCCTCAGAGCCTAGCCCCTCGGCCTCTCATCCTAAGAGCCCGAGCCCGCAGCCTCAAACTTCCACCATAGGACTTTTGGCAATTGGACAGCCGTCCAGGAAGCCCCGCCCCCGGCTTCCCGCCCCCAAAAGTCCAGCCATGAAGCCCCGCCCCTCATCGCTCCGCCCCATAAAGTCCCGGCCCCTCGGTTCCCCACCTTCCGAAAACCAGCCTTCCAAGCCCCCAGCATTGGCGGTCCCCGCGCTGAATTTCAGCCTCCGAAGCCCCTTCCCGGCCTGAGTTCCAGACACGCAGCCCCGCCCCCTCGGCGCCGGGTCCCCGTCAGGTTCCGCCATTACAGCCCCGCCTCCCGTCTCCCCGTTTTGAGTAGGTCCCTGAAGCCCCGCCCCTCGGCGCCCCGCGCCCGCTCACCTCGCGTCAGCTGCGGCTTCCCCGGTCCCCATTTGACCTCTGGGTGAACGAGGCACACGCGCTGTGCCCCCGCCGGCAGCAAGGGCTCTCTCCGCAGcagttcctcctcctcttcctcgttCTCTGCATCTTCtggctcctccttctcccccgcCGGCCCGGCTCCGCCGCTCCGGCCATCCGCACAGGGACCCCGGCCACCGCTCCCTCGCCCGTGCAGGCCCCCCGGGCCGCTGGGACCGAGGGCAGCGAGCGCGCGAGCAAGGCAGGGAAACAGCGGCGAAGGCGCGACCCTCAGAGCCGGCCGGCCGCGAACCACGCCAGAGAGCACGGCCCTCAGGCGGACGGCGGCCCGCAGGGTCCACATCTCGCGGCCGCGCGTGCGCCAGGGGGCGGGGCCTCGAGGGTCAAGCGTCTGTGCCGACTCTCCATTGGCTGTGCGTGTCACGTGTGCGCGGCCGCTCGAGGGACGTGAGGTCGCGGCGAGAAGAAAAGGGGCTGGCGCTGTGGGCGCCTAGGACGCGACTCACGTCCGCGCGGGCTGCTCGCATCTGATCCGAGGACTAGAAACAGCGCGGGCAGGGCCGGGTTCTGGCCCAGCCTCTCGGCGCGCGCTCTGCACACCCGGCGCCTTCCCGCGCCCGGGTGCGGCGCGGGTCCTGGGGTCCCGGATCCTGCCTTGGGGGACACAGCGCGGACCCCGCGGTCCCAGGTTTGGCCTCGGGGCGCGAGCCTGTCCCCGATGGCCCCTGCTGCGGGTCGCGGTCTGCAGGGCGTCTGGGGTGGGTATTCGGAATCCAGCCGAGGGGCTCCTGAGTGTACCTTGGTAGCCCGAGTGTGGCCCTGGGGTCCCTTCCCATCCCCGGGAGTCCCACATCCAACCTTGGGGGCGTCCCAGTGCGCCCCAGGGCCTGCACTCTTGAGAAAGATCGAACGCGTGAGTTCGCGGTCGTGCATTCCACGGTTTACAGCCTCAGCGGCCTCGTAGGAATTGGACTTTCCTTACGGCTGGTGGGCGGTGTGGCCACGATGGGATAAACCCCGCGTCTGTGTCCAAACACAGTGTCCACGAGAGTGTCACTGATTGTTCCCGGAGAATTTGCCGTGATGGGAATCTGGGCACGTGTTCTGGTCACCTTGTGTCTGAGTCCTGTTTTGCTCCGCGGGGGAAAAGGTGACATATTCCAGCAGAGTGATGAGGAGGTGCGGGAAAGAATGCAGAAGGACACGAAAATCCGTTAAAATGTGACCACACAGAAATAACTCGAGATTTTGTGTCTATTCTTCCAGGCAtttatgcacacatgcacatgcctGCAGTCGTCCCCCGGTGTCCACGGGGGTGGGTCCCAGGGCCACCCTCGGACACCGAAATGCGCGGGTGCCCCAGTGCCTTACATGAAACGGAATCTTAGGGTACACGCCATGCACACCCTCCCCCCGTAGACTGTAAAATTGTGTCTGGATTACCGGATACAATGTGAATGCTGGGTCAGTGCTACACTGTATCGTTTCAGAAATAAGGACAAGGAAAAGGTCTGTGTGTGATCGGTACATACGCAGCCACGTTAGACCTAACCACATGGCAACAAGGTAACATTTGCTAACTGCACAGTGCTGGGCAGCAGCACCCGGAG contains:
- the LOC139440244 gene encoding putative GTP-binding protein 6; translation: MWTLRAAVRLRAVLSGVVRGRPALRVAPSPLFPCLARALAALGPSGPGGLHGRGSGGRGPCADGRSGGAGPAGEKEEPEDAENEEEEEELLRREPLLPAGAQRVCLVHPEVKWGPGKPQLTRAEWQVAEARALVHTLDHWSVVETMVVPTKTPERKLIFGKGTLEDLTEKIRGLPEVTAVFLNVERVSASTKKELEAAWGVQVFDRFTVVLHIFRCNARTKEARLQVALAELPLLRSNLKNMVAHPDGRVGSSRYIMGSGESFMQVRQRLLKEKEMKIRQALERLRRKRQLLGRQRQRREFPVVSVVGYTNSGKTTLIKALTGDDAAQPRDQLFATLDITAHAGWLPCRMAVLYMDTIGFLSQLPHGLIESFSATLEDVARSDVIVHVRDVSHPETELQKVSVLSALRGLRLPDSLVDSALEVHNKVDLVPGYSPSEPGALAVSARLGLGLEQLKAALEDAVLRATGRRVLTLRVRLAGPQLSWLHQESTVQDVRVVPEAGVADVTAIISNSAYGRFRKLFPQ